In Ruminococcaceae bacterium BL-4, one DNA window encodes the following:
- a CDS encoding putative poly(beta-D-mannuronate) O-acetylase (Evidence 3 : Putative function from multiple computational evidences) yields MSFSSLSFLFYFLPASLLLYYLFSFSITFKNIILLVCSLAFYAFGEPKNIEILILSILVNYVFGLLIDSAKKSKGRKIFFLTLSILFNLGLLFVFKYLSSAVQTINYFMTSPIDVSQFTFVLPVGISFFTFQAISYGIDVYRGSVGAQKNLLNFALYLSFFPKLTQGPITQYRDFEPQIYGRKETIQKFSSGVCFFLVGLGKKILLANNMAIVADRVFSLQQMQTLPVGLAWMGAVAYTFQIYFDFSGYSDMAIGLGLMFGFQLPRNFWYPYISKSIGEFWRRWHITLGAWFRDYLYIPLGGSRMRNQDKVIRNLVVVWIATGIWHGANWTFLAWGILNFVCIAWERVFHFEKMKVPDAVRHIYALLVIVLGWVLFRSDSLPKAVNYIQSMFNFVQNGFWNDYASMFLKEFWVFFVLCTAFSMPIVGIVNQFLAKGILTERRISKEPPYDEKSVYMEAPFHRVMEILYPVGMILLFVVCVSYLVKGSYNPFIYFQF; encoded by the coding sequence GTGAGTTTTTCTAGTCTATCCTTTTTATTTTATTTTCTCCCGGCGTCATTGCTGCTATATTATTTGTTTTCATTTTCCATCACGTTCAAAAATATTATTTTGCTGGTCTGCAGTTTGGCTTTTTATGCCTTTGGCGAACCAAAAAATATTGAAATTTTAATTCTTTCCATTTTGGTTAATTATGTTTTCGGACTTTTGATTGACTCTGCAAAAAAATCCAAAGGACGTAAGATCTTTTTCTTAACTTTATCTATTCTTTTTAATTTGGGATTGCTTTTTGTCTTTAAGTATCTTTCGTCTGCCGTTCAGACAATCAATTATTTTATGACTTCACCAATTGATGTATCACAATTTACTTTTGTATTGCCTGTTGGAATTTCGTTTTTTACCTTTCAAGCGATTTCTTATGGAATTGATGTTTATAGAGGAAGTGTTGGGGCTCAAAAAAATCTGTTGAATTTTGCACTGTATCTTTCTTTTTTCCCAAAATTGACACAGGGGCCAATTACACAATATAGGGATTTTGAGCCTCAAATTTATGGGCGCAAAGAGACAATACAAAAGTTTTCTTCCGGAGTTTGTTTCTTTTTAGTTGGGCTCGGAAAAAAGATTCTTTTGGCCAATAATATGGCGATCGTGGCAGATCGGGTCTTTTCTCTGCAACAGATGCAAACTTTGCCGGTTGGATTGGCATGGATGGGAGCAGTTGCGTATACCTTCCAAATCTATTTTGATTTTTCGGGATATTCCGATATGGCCATTGGACTTGGGCTGATGTTCGGTTTTCAGTTGCCGCGAAATTTTTGGTATCCTTACATTTCTAAATCCATCGGCGAGTTCTGGCGAAGATGGCATATCACATTGGGCGCATGGTTTCGCGATTATCTTTATATTCCGCTTGGAGGATCACGGATGCGCAATCAGGACAAGGTGATTCGAAATCTTGTAGTGGTATGGATTGCGACAGGAATCTGGCATGGCGCAAACTGGACTTTTTTGGCGTGGGGAATTCTGAACTTTGTCTGTATTGCATGGGAGAGAGTTTTCCATTTCGAAAAGATGAAAGTTCCAGATGCTGTTCGCCACATTTATGCGCTCTTAGTCATTGTATTAGGGTGGGTGCTGTTCCGCTCAGATTCCCTTCCGAAAGCAGTGAATTATATTCAGAGCATGTTTAACTTTGTACAAAATGGCTTTTGGAATGATTATGCTTCTATGTTCCTAAAAGAATTTTGGGTGTTTTTTGTCCTTTGCACTGCCTTTTCTATGCCCATTGTCGGAATTGTCAATCAGTTTTTGGCCAAGGGAATTCTTACCGAACGCCGTATTTCAAAAGAACCTCCCTATGACGAAAAATCCGTCTATATGGAGGCTCCCTTTCATCGGGTTATGGAAATTTTGTACCCGGTTGGAATGATTTTATTGTTTGTTGTATGTGTGTCTTATTTGGTAAAAGGAAGTTATAATCCCTTTATTTATTTTCAATTTTAA
- a CDS encoding ALGX domain-containing protein, producing the protein MKHFFTKKTVTAALFVTLLFVMAILNIQTVFPSLQKDVSDYQTSSTSEKPQTFSNLVTNLNNTASTEVFGKYGFIETYGYLQKLMDKKETNNFEVVKAEDGSLHYTYFTTGPNDVQTISERMERLKKDAESVGSHVMYVMTPDKYIEGVTRFEKGMPYNYANETADLFLDEMRSHQVDTLDFREVMKENGTYTQDSFYRTDHHWKVQTAFNAFKSFADVVDEKYDFQFPNKAYYTDINNYNQIIYKNSYLGSMGRKEGILYSGAEDFDFIYPKFDTNYFFYAQGNKEITANGRFEQSVCFTSMLSGGDIYNAESDKYFTYMDGNPGFVEITNFDHPDGKKVLFIKDSLMVPVASFFSLGCSKVYMIDPRYYGGNIQDVIDQYHFDDVFVSFSPQNLTTDFFTFYSDDGLQAAH; encoded by the coding sequence ATGAAACATTTTTTTACGAAAAAAACAGTGACAGCAGCCTTGTTCGTTACGCTCCTTTTTGTGATGGCTATTTTAAACATTCAGACAGTATTTCCTTCTTTGCAAAAAGATGTTAGTGACTACCAAACATCAAGTACTTCTGAAAAGCCGCAGACCTTTTCAAATTTAGTCACCAATCTTAATAATACCGCTAGTACAGAAGTGTTTGGAAAATATGGCTTTATTGAAACTTATGGTTATTTGCAAAAGCTGATGGATAAAAAAGAAACGAATAACTTTGAAGTCGTAAAAGCGGAGGATGGATCTCTGCATTACACCTATTTTACGACAGGCCCCAACGATGTTCAGACCATTTCAGAGCGAATGGAACGATTAAAAAAGGATGCCGAGTCAGTAGGCAGTCATGTGATGTATGTGATGACGCCTGATAAATATATTGAAGGGGTTACCAGGTTTGAAAAGGGAATGCCCTACAATTACGCGAACGAAACGGCAGACTTGTTTTTGGATGAGATGCGCAGCCATCAGGTTGATACATTGGATTTTCGGGAAGTTATGAAAGAAAATGGAACTTATACGCAAGACAGCTTTTATCGGACAGACCATCACTGGAAGGTTCAGACTGCTTTTAATGCGTTTAAAAGTTTTGCGGATGTTGTAGACGAAAAGTATGATTTTCAGTTTCCCAATAAAGCCTATTATACAGATATCAATAATTACAATCAGATTATTTATAAAAATTCATATCTGGGTTCAATGGGCCGTAAGGAAGGAATTTTGTATTCCGGAGCGGAAGATTTTGATTTTATTTATCCCAAATTTGATACCAACTATTTCTTTTATGCACAGGGAAATAAGGAGATCACAGCTAATGGACGTTTTGAGCAATCGGTCTGCTTTACTTCGATGCTTTCAGGCGGGGATATTTATAATGCAGAGAGCGATAAATATTTTACCTATATGGATGGAAACCCCGGGTTTGTGGAAATTACCAATTTCGATCATCCGGATGGGAAAAAAGTCTTGTTTATTAAGGACTCTCTGATGGTACCAGTGGCATCATTCTTTTCGCTGGGCTGTTCGAAAGTCTATATGATCGATCCGCGCTACTATGGTGGAAATATCCAGGATGTCATTGATCAATATCATTTTGATGATGTTTTTGTCAGCTTTTCTCCGCAGAATTTAACAACAGATTTCTTTACGTTCTATTCGGACGACGGTCTGCAGGCTGCCCATTAA
- a CDS encoding Glycoside hydrolase family 5 protein, protein MKRLSLFLFASVFCFCLLAGCSTQTAEKAEPPVLTKCINIGNCLEAPKGISWDVPMNPSYFSLIKKAGFQCVRLPVRFSDYADKSRPDYLLDESFLKKIDSYINEALSQNLTLILDLHHFMEIMDKPNDNINCLIAIWDQLSRRYKDYPNTLVFEPLNEPQGNLDSATWNSYLQRIVQTIRKNDTKHYLIVGGANYNSIDSLSALELPKDDRLIATVHYYEPNNVTFQGNPYHTGFENLHGITWTGTSEETAYLKMRLETAKKWADAHNVPLFLGEFGISREAPAQTRVAWTSAVVQECKELGISYGYWEFASGFGIYDLGTSTWNTDMLSALVGSGS, encoded by the coding sequence ATGAAACGGCTCTCACTATTTTTATTTGCTTCTGTCTTCTGCTTCTGCCTTCTTGCTGGATGTTCCACACAAACCGCTGAAAAAGCAGAGCCTCCTGTACTAACAAAATGTATTAATATTGGAAATTGTCTAGAAGCCCCAAAAGGAATCAGTTGGGATGTTCCCATGAACCCGTCTTACTTTTCTCTGATAAAAAAGGCAGGATTTCAATGTGTACGCCTACCAGTCCGTTTTTCCGACTATGCAGATAAAAGCCGTCCGGATTATCTCTTGGATGAATCTTTCTTAAAAAAGATTGACTCTTATATCAATGAAGCACTCAGCCAAAATCTAACCTTGATTCTAGATTTGCATCATTTTATGGAAATCATGGACAAACCTAACGATAACATTAATTGTTTAATTGCGATTTGGGATCAGCTCTCACGGCGATATAAAGATTATCCAAACACGCTTGTTTTTGAACCGCTCAATGAGCCACAAGGAAATTTGGACAGTGCAACCTGGAACAGCTATTTACAAAGAATTGTTCAAACGATTCGCAAAAACGACACCAAGCATTACTTAATCGTCGGCGGTGCAAACTACAATTCCATTGATTCTCTTTCAGCGTTGGAACTGCCAAAAGATGATCGTTTAATTGCAACCGTCCACTACTATGAACCTAATAATGTCACATTTCAAGGGAATCCTTATCACACAGGGTTTGAAAACCTCCATGGTATCACATGGACCGGAACAAGCGAAGAAACTGCTTATCTGAAAATGCGATTGGAAACTGCTAAAAAGTGGGCCGATGCACACAATGTGCCTCTTTTTCTGGGAGAATTTGGAATCAGCCGTGAAGCTCCTGCACAAACAAGGGTAGCTTGGACCAGCGCAGTTGTTCAGGAATGCAAAGAATTGGGAATCAGCTATGGATACTGGGAATTTGCTTCCGGATTTGGCATCTATGACCTTGGCACTTCCACTTGGAACACTGATATGCTGAGTGCATTAGTCGGAAGCGGTTCTTAA
- a CDS encoding protein of unknown function (Evidence 5 : Unknown function), whose protein sequence is MHEEIVATNLDLEKMSEDTEKVQKLQPLKQVSIREQMKLPEGFYKVTPDCRIVSISQPNTVQKKSAENLHLESDQTNQAKRQTEKKEYRIPFKNDLSPAPLRQNFPIETSSKENALNEKNIPNKESTLNKRNTPNKEAALNKKSILNLKLKGESQQQDALEKDSVVVPNQPEEMTKELNRLREELAQKTQENQKLKIELEFSQRLLLQLYRKNPDNH, encoded by the coding sequence ATGCATGAAGAAATCGTTGCAACGAATTTAGATTTGGAAAAAATGTCGGAAGACACAGAAAAAGTGCAGAAGCTACAGCCCTTAAAACAAGTTTCGATACGGGAACAAATGAAGCTGCCGGAAGGGTTCTATAAAGTGACCCCAGACTGCCGTATTGTTAGTATTTCGCAGCCGAATACAGTACAGAAAAAGTCGGCTGAAAATTTACATTTGGAATCCGATCAAACGAATCAAGCAAAACGCCAGACAGAAAAAAAAGAATACCGGATTCCTTTTAAAAACGATTTATCTCCTGCTCCTCTGCGACAAAATTTTCCGATCGAAACGAGTTCGAAAGAAAATGCTCTAAACGAGAAAAACATTCCGAATAAGGAAAGCACCTTAAACAAGAGAAATACTCCCAATAAGGAAGCTGCTTTAAACAAGAAGAGCATCCTAAATTTGAAACTCAAGGGAGAGTCCCAGCAACAAGATGCTTTAGAAAAGGATTCCGTTGTAGTTCCGAATCAGCCTGAAGAGATGACAAAAGAGCTGAATCGCTTGCGGGAAGAGCTTGCGCAGAAAACACAAGAAAACCAAAAATTAAAAATAGAACTTGAGTTTAGCCAAAGACTTTTGCTTCAGCTTTATCGAAAAAATCCGGACAACCATTAA
- a CDS encoding protein of unknown function (Evidence 5 : Unknown function), whose amino-acid sequence MTILLTCYKIIYCIIIDKCAYSITYLYYHVLCKKARVIRWITKSGARDLK is encoded by the coding sequence TTGACAATTCTTTTAACTTGTTATAAAATAATATACTGCATCATCATAGATAAGTGTGCCTATTCGATTACTTATTTATATTATCATGTTCTTTGTAAAAAGGCAAGAGTAATTCGTTGGATTACAAAGAGTGGTGCAAGAGATTTAAAATAA
- the rpoB gene encoding RNA polymerase (beta subunit) (Evidence 2a : Function from experimental evidences in other organisms; PubMedId : 10049799, 10744988, 12455702, 12682299, 15060052, 28163698; Product type e : enzyme), translating to MNGVILPMVNVKPVKVGKNVRMSFSKIDEVLEMPNLIEIQKNSYQWFLDEGLKEVFKDVSGITDYTGNLVLDFIDYHLDTDKPNYSVEECKERDATYAAPLHVTARLLNKESGEIKESDVFMGDFPLMTEGGTFVINGAERVIVSQLVRSPGVYYKMEYDKTGKELFSSTVIPNRGAWLEYENDANDVFYVRIDKNRKLPVTILIRALGLGTDQEIYDYFGDDDRMHATIEKDPCKNTEEALFEIYKKLRPSEPPTIESAQAHLNGLFFDDRRYDLSRVGRYKYNKKLNLAGRIVGQTLSQPVVNPSTGELMAEAGAVVNMGLAHEMDDAGVSCVCVTVNEKEVKVLSNGMVDIQKFVDFDAKEECGVNERVRFTILNEILESGVTGDDLKDAIRSRIDELIPKHIIIDDIFATINYMNCLAIGLGTTDDIDHLGNRRIRSVGELLQNQFRIGFSRLERVIRERMTLQAQELEVLTPHSLINIRPVTSAIKEFFGSSPLSQFMDQTNPLAELTHKRRLSALGPGGLSRDRAGFEVRDVHYTHYGRMCPIETPEGPNIGLISYLATFARINEYGFIEAPFRKVDKKTGVVTRDVVYMTADVEDDFIVAQANEPLDKDGHFLHAKVNGRYRDQFVEVEAEKADYMDVSPRMVVSVATAMIPFLENDDANRALMGSNMQRQAVPLLTTESPIVGTGMEYKAGVDSGVCVLAKHAGVVKSVSADRVEVITDDGKLDSYHIIKFMRSNQGTCINQVPVVNANDRVQEGDVLADGPATKDGEISLGKNALIGFMTWEGYNYEDAVLISEKIVREDVYTSIHIEEHETEARDTKLGPEEITRDIPNVNEDLLKDLDEDGIIRVGAEVRAGDILVGKVTPKGETELTAEERLLRAIFGEKAREVRDTSLRVPHGEYGIVVDVKVFTRENSHDELSPGVNKVVRCYIAQKRKISVGDKMAGRHGNKGVVSRILPVEDMPYLPDGTPLDIVLNPLGVPSRMNIGQVLEVHLGMAAKALGWKIMTPVFDGAHEEDIRECFREAGMSEDGKIMLRDGRTGEYFDNPVTVGIMYYLKLHHLVDDKIHARSTGPYSLVTQQPLGGKAQFGGQRFGEMEVWALEAYGAAYTLQEILTVKSDDVVGRVKTYEAIVKGQNIPKPGIPESFKVLIKELQSLALDVKLLDHNQEEVDLKSFEDDDDDVSFSAAEKSFDEPNVADDLDGYSVDDAEDVLFDGKSDENEDNDDFEKDDDFEDDTVDDDEFDSSANKTDDKE from the coding sequence ATGAATGGAGTGATTCTGCCAATGGTGAATGTCAAACCGGTTAAGGTAGGAAAAAATGTCCGGATGAGTTTTTCCAAGATTGACGAAGTATTGGAAATGCCCAACCTCATCGAAATCCAGAAAAATTCTTATCAGTGGTTTCTGGATGAAGGTCTTAAGGAAGTCTTTAAAGATGTTTCGGGCATTACCGACTACACGGGAAATCTGGTTTTGGATTTTATCGACTATCATCTGGATACCGATAAGCCAAACTATTCCGTGGAAGAGTGTAAAGAGCGCGATGCCACTTATGCGGCGCCTTTGCATGTGACTGCCAGGCTGCTCAATAAAGAGAGCGGAGAAATCAAGGAATCCGACGTCTTTATGGGCGATTTCCCGCTGATGACAGAGGGCGGCACTTTTGTAATCAACGGTGCTGAACGTGTAATCGTTTCTCAGTTGGTTCGTTCTCCGGGCGTCTACTATAAGATGGAGTACGATAAAACCGGTAAAGAACTTTTTAGTTCTACGGTAATTCCGAATCGTGGCGCATGGTTGGAATATGAAAATGACGCGAATGATGTTTTTTATGTGCGCATCGATAAAAACCGCAAACTTCCGGTAACAATTCTTATCCGAGCACTGGGACTCGGAACCGATCAAGAAATTTATGATTATTTCGGCGACGATGACCGGATGCATGCTACAATCGAGAAAGATCCTTGTAAGAACACAGAAGAAGCCCTTTTTGAGATTTATAAAAAGCTTCGTCCGAGTGAGCCGCCGACCATCGAGAGCGCACAGGCTCATTTGAACGGCCTGTTCTTTGATGATCGTCGGTATGATCTTTCCCGTGTAGGACGCTATAAATACAATAAAAAATTAAATCTTGCCGGTCGTATTGTCGGCCAGACTTTGAGCCAACCTGTGGTGAATCCTTCTACAGGAGAGCTGATGGCTGAAGCAGGCGCTGTTGTCAATATGGGACTTGCCCATGAGATGGATGATGCAGGGGTTTCCTGTGTTTGTGTAACAGTCAACGAGAAAGAAGTCAAAGTCCTTTCTAACGGGATGGTTGATATTCAGAAATTTGTTGATTTTGATGCGAAAGAGGAATGCGGCGTAAATGAACGTGTTCGCTTTACAATTCTCAATGAGATTTTGGAATCCGGCGTAACTGGGGACGATCTCAAAGATGCAATCCGCAGCCGAATTGATGAGTTGATCCCGAAGCATATCATTATTGATGATATTTTTGCAACGATTAATTATATGAATTGCTTGGCGATTGGACTTGGTACCACAGATGATATTGATCATTTGGGCAACCGTCGAATTCGTTCAGTTGGCGAATTGCTGCAGAATCAGTTCCGAATTGGTTTTTCCCGCTTGGAGAGAGTCATTCGTGAACGTATGACTCTGCAGGCGCAGGAACTTGAAGTTTTGACTCCGCATTCGCTGATTAATATTCGCCCAGTAACTTCCGCCATCAAGGAATTCTTTGGATCTTCTCCGTTGTCTCAGTTTATGGACCAGACAAACCCGCTGGCAGAACTGACGCATAAACGTCGTCTTTCTGCTTTGGGACCTGGAGGCCTATCCCGTGACCGTGCAGGATTCGAAGTCCGTGATGTTCACTATACGCATTATGGCCGTATGTGCCCAATTGAGACGCCTGAAGGCCCGAACATCGGTCTGATTTCTTATCTGGCAACTTTTGCTCGGATTAATGAATATGGCTTTATCGAAGCTCCTTTCCGGAAAGTCGATAAAAAGACTGGTGTTGTTACAAGAGATGTTGTCTATATGACAGCTGATGTGGAAGATGATTTCATCGTCGCACAGGCGAATGAGCCGCTGGATAAAGATGGGCATTTCCTCCATGCAAAGGTCAATGGCCGTTACCGTGACCAGTTTGTAGAAGTGGAAGCCGAAAAAGCGGATTATATGGATGTTTCTCCGCGGATGGTTGTCTCTGTAGCAACAGCGATGATCCCATTCTTGGAGAATGATGATGCTAACCGTGCATTGATGGGCTCCAACATGCAGCGGCAGGCAGTACCGCTTCTTACAACGGAGTCTCCAATCGTTGGAACCGGCATGGAATATAAAGCTGGTGTTGACAGCGGCGTCTGTGTGCTGGCAAAGCATGCCGGTGTTGTCAAAAGCGTCAGTGCAGATAGAGTAGAAGTCATTACCGATGACGGAAAACTCGATTCTTATCATATTATAAAATTTATGCGTTCCAATCAGGGAACCTGTATTAACCAGGTTCCGGTTGTCAATGCAAATGATCGAGTCCAAGAGGGCGATGTTCTGGCGGATGGACCGGCTACCAAAGACGGCGAAATTTCGCTCGGTAAAAATGCTTTGATCGGCTTTATGACATGGGAAGGCTACAACTACGAAGATGCTGTATTGATCAGCGAAAAAATAGTTCGCGAAGATGTTTACACTTCCATTCATATTGAGGAGCATGAAACTGAAGCTCGTGATACAAAACTGGGGCCGGAAGAAATCACTCGTGATATTCCCAATGTCAATGAGGATCTTTTAAAAGACCTCGATGAAGATGGAATTATTCGTGTAGGAGCCGAGGTGCGTGCAGGTGATATCCTGGTCGGAAAGGTAACGCCGAAAGGCGAAACTGAGCTGACCGCAGAAGAGCGTTTGCTGCGTGCAATCTTTGGTGAGAAAGCAAGAGAAGTCAGAGATACTTCTCTGCGCGTACCGCATGGCGAATACGGAATTGTTGTAGATGTAAAAGTCTTTACTCGCGAAAATAGCCATGACGAATTAAGCCCGGGAGTCAATAAAGTAGTTCGCTGCTATATTGCTCAAAAACGTAAAATCAGCGTAGGCGATAAAATGGCGGGCCGTCATGGTAATAAGGGCGTTGTTTCTAGAATTTTACCGGTAGAAGATATGCCGTATCTGCCCGATGGCACACCGCTGGATATTGTTTTGAATCCTCTGGGTGTTCCTTCCCGTATGAATATCGGACAGGTCTTGGAGGTCCATTTAGGAATGGCGGCAAAGGCTCTTGGATGGAAGATCATGACGCCTGTTTTTGACGGTGCACATGAAGAGGATATCCGCGAGTGCTTCCGTGAAGCAGGAATGAGCGAAGACGGCAAGATCATGCTTCGTGATGGCCGTACCGGAGAATATTTTGATAATCCGGTCACTGTCGGAATCATGTATTACCTCAAGCTGCATCATCTGGTTGATGATAAGATTCATGCACGTTCCACCGGTCCGTATTCACTGGTTACGCAGCAGCCTCTGGGCGGCAAAGCACAGTTTGGCGGCCAGCGTTTCGGCGAGATGGAAGTTTGGGCATTGGAAGCATATGGTGCCGCTTATACTCTACAGGAAATCTTGACAGTAAAATCCGATGATGTGGTTGGCCGTGTTAAGACTTATGAAGCAATTGTAAAGGGTCAGAATATCCCGAAACCGGGCATTCCAGAATCCTTTAAGGTGCTCATTAAAGAGCTGCAGAGCCTTGCCCTTGATGTTAAACTGCTTGACCATAATCAGGAGGAAGTCGATCTCAAGAGCTTTGAGGATGACGATGATGATGTGAGTTTCTCTGCTGCGGAAAAGAGCTTTGATGAGCCGAATGTTGCTGATGACCTGGATGGTTACTCAGTAGATGACGCAGAAGATGTCTTGTTTGACGGCAAGTCGGACGAAAACGAAGACAACGATGACTTTGAAAAGGACGATGACTTCGAAGACGACACAGTAGATGATGACGAGTTTGACAGCAGTGCCAACAAGACGGACGACAAAGAATGA